Genomic DNA from Vicinamibacteria bacterium:
AAAGCCCCGCACCCTCACCGGGGACCGACGCACGGTACCGCTCACTACCCGCGCGGTCTTCGTGACGGTCTCCCCTCGGTTCATGATGGAAAGCTCGTAGTCACCCGGGACCTCGGGAACGATGCGCCATGTCATCTCCCCGAGGGAAGGAATCCACACCGCCGGGGTGTCGACCCGAATGCCATCCGGAGTGGTCAAGACCATCGCCGGCTTCGAGTCCGTCGAATGGCCGGAGCCCAGCTCGACTTTGACCAGGGCGGGCTTGCCGACGGCGAGCCCCTCGTAGCCGTAATGGAACTGCAGCTGAGCGATCACGAGAACGAGAGGGGGGAGCGTCCAGACGAGCGGTACCGACGAATGACGGAGGTAAGAAAGGTTGTGTCGCAGGATCTCGAGCTGCGATCTCACGATCTGGCGGAAGTCGTCGTTGAAGAGCCGGATCTCGAACAGGCCTGCATGGATCTTTCTCTTTACGGCATCGAGAGCCTTCTGGTTCGAAGTGTGCTTGAAGACGACGAGAAGGCCGACCGCGGTCAGCAGGGAGATCAACGTCAGCCCGACGAGGGGAGGCCAATCGCTGAACGGCGCCAACACGATGTCGAAGAGGACGCGAAGCGGCGCGTTGATCAGGGACATCGTCAGGAGATGTAACCGAGGCCCTTCAAACGTTTCTTGATTTCCTCCTCGGTCGTTCCCCCTTCCTCGATCTTCGCGATCTCCTTTTCCAGGGCGTGGGTAACGAACTCCTCGACCGAAGAGTAGCCCGCGATCTCGGCGTATTTCTTGATCTTCGCCAGCAGGTCGCCGTCGAGCTTGATGCGGTTCGATCCGAACATGTTCTACTCCGTTTCTTCCGTTGGCTGGATGGGCTCATCGATCCCGAACTCCACCAGAATCGAACGACCCAGCTCCTTGAGACTCGATGCCGGTCTCTTCAAGGGTCGGCTGGTCAAGAGCACTCCGGGCACGGTCTCGTGGTCCATCTCGTGGTCGCCGCTCCACTCGTCCAGGTTGTCGGTGATGATCTCTTTTCCCACGGCGCCGAGTGCCGAACGGCCCGACCCTCGCGTTCCCTTGGCGTAGCCGACGATGAGGTCCGGTCCGATCTCGAGCTCGCCACGATCTCGGTACACCTCCTCGCGCTTGTACATCTTGGTGACCGCCGGAAGTCCGGTCGCGGGGTCGATCTCGCCGAGCAACTGCTCGGCGATCTCGTCCATCAAGGCCTCGCGCTTCTCCGGCGCCACGATGCCGTTTTTTTCGCGGCCCCGCAGGTTGACATAGAGCGCGTTTAACCCGACCCCGTAGGCGCGCGTCCCCGTCCAGTCCACGTTCACGAACAGTCCGGGATCGTTCTCGAGATCCGGGTTCTTGACGGCGAGATAGCCCTTGTGCGCGAGCCAGGCGTTCAGGTGAAACGATCGTCGGAACGACGTGAAACCGTGGTCGGACATGACGACCAGCGTCGTGTCCTCTCCCATGTGATCGAGCGTGTAGCCCACCATCTCGTCCAAACCGACGTAGAGGTCTTCGATGAGCCCCTCGTACTCCGGATCGACCTCGGGGTCGTATTCGGGGTGGTCGGGCTCGCGCACCTTCCACATCACGTGGCTCACCTGATCGACGTTTCCCACGTAATAGAAGAGCAGGCCGGTCTGAAATCGATCGAGGACGTAACGGTACTGCTCCCGGATCTCCCGTCCCGCGATCTCGGCTTGCGCGAGGAACTCCTCCGTCGTCAGGACACCTTGCTCGATCGCCTTCGTGTCCTCGGGCATCCCCTGGGTGTAGAAGCGTCCCGTGGCTCGGGCCAGCTCCGCCGCATAGCCACCCGGAGTCGAGATCGGAAGAGGAGGCGCCATCGGATCGAAGTTGACCGGCGAGGCGTAGAGCTCGAAGTCGGGCCGCACCGATCTCAGGTAGAAGCGCACCATGCCGGCGAGCGTTTGCGTGGGGATGAGGGGGAACTCCACCGTCACCCACTCGCTCCATTCGCCCTCGCGAAGAATTAGCTCCTCGGCGCCCGCCACGATCTTGGCCACCGGATCCACGGGATCCAGGTAGACGGTGAACGGCGATGTCACCTTCTCGGTCTCGACGAGAAAGGGATTGTCAGGACCATACAAAGCGGCCTCGACCACATTGTCGAAGATGTCGACCTCGTACACCTCGCCGCCGGAGATGTCCTGCCCGGCGAAAGCGAACAGCTTCGATGTGTAGAAGGAGAACGTGCCGATGGTTCCCGGCAAATCCGGCGTTCCCATGCCGGTGAGCTCGCGCGTCGCCGTGCCCGAGGGGGGGAAGTTCGCCGGCATGCGGATGATCGTCGTCTCGACCCCGTGGTTCTCGAGGACTTCCCAAAAGGTTCGTCCCTTTCGCAGAAGCTCGATGGATCCACCGGAGAGGGGGAACTGATACCCGCCGACCTCGATCGTCGTTCCTCCCCCGGAGACGTCCGTCGTCGACAGGTAAGGAACCATCGTTTCCGGATCGCGATGCAGGAAATCGAAGATGCCGTGCCCTCCGGAGTCCATCCCGGTAATGAAGTTCGACCAGGCGACCGGGCTCTGGGGCGGGACCGAAGTCTCGAGCGCCTGGAAGCTGCCGGCCTCGGCGAGCCGCGAGAAATTCGGCAAGCGGCCGGCTTCCATCAGTTCTTTGGTCAACGCGTGGTCCATGCCGTCGAAGCCCAGAACGATGAGCCGCTTCTCCGACGCCGGCTCGCGCGAGCATCCGGCGGCAAAGAGGAGAGCCAGGGCCAGGGCGCGCCGCATCAACGTGGCTGGAATACCTCGCGAGCAAACAGAGGCTTTCCCTCCATGTGCTTCGGGGGCTCGACTCCGAACAAGGTGAGGGCGCTCGGAGCGATGTCGACGAGCGAAGGGGTCTTCGACTCGATGGGATAGTTCGAGAAGAACACTCCGGGAACCAGGCGGGGATCCACGCAGTGGTCGCCGCTCCAGGCCTTGACGTTGTCCTCGAAGACGGGACCGGCGACCACGCCCGTGGCGCAGTCCCAGGAGATTCGGTAGCCGTTGTTGTACCCGATGATCAGGTCGGGTGCGTTCTCGAGATAGGGCCCGTCGTAAATCGTGGCGGTGTCGAATACCTCTTGAATGCCGACCTCGCCGCGCTCGTCGTCCACCAGGCCGGAGAGCTTCTCGATGATCGCCCGCTTCACCGCATTCGCTTCCGCGCCGGGCTCTACGATCCCGTTCGCCTCCCGCCCCTCGAGGTTCAGGAACATTCCGGTCAGGCCGAGCGCGTAGGCCTTGGTTCGCGACCAGTCGACGTCGCGCAACCATTCGCTTCTGCCCTCGGAGCCCTCCTTGAGCGTGAGCAACCCCTCTTTCTGGAGCCAGCCGTTCAGGTTCACGCCGCGCTGAAACGAATTGAACCCATGATCCGAGAGCACGACGAGGACGTCACCCTTCCCGACTCTTTCCAGGACCCTCCCCACGAGCTCGTCATTGTGCTTGTAGATGTTCTCGATGGCGGTCCGGTGCTCGGCATCGGCCACACCCTGGCCGTTGTTCGCCGGGTGATTCTCCTCGAGGTAATGCCAGAACATGTGCTGAATACGGTCGGTGGCGTCGAAGACACACACGAGCGCGCCCGCGCGGAGACGGTCGAGGGCAGCAAAGAACATGTCCTGGCGTTCTCGGTCGATGTCGTACGTCTGCTGAAGGAACGTCGCATCGTCGGTCACGCCCTCGTTGAGCGCCCAGGTGTCCTCGGCGAGGCCCAGCGTGCAGTAGTGACCGATTTTCTTCGAAAGATAGGTTGCGTAGTAGGACGGGTGGGAGATGGGCATCGCCGGTTTGTCCGGATCGATATTGATGGGCGTCACATAGAGCGAGAAATGCTCGTCCATCTCGGTCACCATCATCCGGCAAATCCCCGAGACCTTGACTCCGGGTGCGGCGCTGAACGAAAGAGGTATCCAGTCCGAGAGTTTGCGGGGGGGGAGCTCGACGGGGTCGTTCCCCCCCACCCGGACCCGCGCCACACTCTGGTCGCGATCGAGCTCGATCCGAAGTGGCAGCTCCAGGGGTGGGTTTCCGTCGCGAAACAGGTTCTCCGGGCCCTGGAGCTTCGTCTCCATCCGGTTGCCGTTCCGCGGGAGCTCCACCCGGATTCCGCCTTCTTTGAAGCGTTTCTCCGACGCTCGTGTGGTGTATAGCAGGAACGTGCCCTGGGTGCCCAGAAGGTCGGGAACGCACATGGCCGAAAGCTGAGCGCCCTTGAACTTATCGGGCGGAAACGTGATCGGGACTCTCAGCACGGTGCTCCATATGTCGTTGTCGCCCAGGATGCTCCAGAACGGTCTCGACTTCCTGAGCAAGCGCAATTCGGGCTTCTGGAGAGGGATTCGAAACCCCCCGAGCTTGAGCGAGCGCTCGACGCTGCCGATGTGCGTCGAGGACAGCAGGGGAAGATACGTGCGTCGATCCCGGTCGAGAAAGTCGAAGATATTGTGCTTCGCCGGATTGGTCCCGGTCGCGAAGGAGGACCAGGCAACGGGCGAGATCGCGGGGTAGCTCGTTTCGATCGGGCGGTAGCACCCCGATTGCGCCAGTTTCTGGAAGTTGGGCAAGAGCCCCCGTTTGATGAACCTCTCGGTCAGCTTGGGATCCTGCCCGTCGAAGCCGACGATGATGAGCCGGCGAATCCAGGGCTTCGGCCGGGACCGCCTCATCAGGAAACGCCAGGCCATGCGGAAGGGCCATACCAGAAGCGACAGGAGCGCTATCAGGATGGTCGTAAATACCACCAGGAACGAGGAGAGCAGAGCGAAGCCCGCGCCTGGTCCGATATAGGCTTCCGCCGGGTGGGCAGTGAGGACCAGGAGGGACAGTAAGCAGCCTGCGGCTAGAACCGGGCGTCGATACTTCATTGGCGGGTTGGTAGTCTAGCGCGAATGGAAGCCTTTTTCCTGCCAAAAACGCGTTATCATGATTGCTCGGTATGAAGAGGCTGTATCGAAGGCTGCGATATGGTGAGCCGGTGATTGTCGTGTCGGGGCTTCCTCGGTCGGGAACTTCGATGGCCATGCAAATGCTCGCTCTGGGTGGCATTTCGGTCGTCACCGACGGGATCCGGGAACCGGGGGAAGATAACCCCAAGGGCTATTACGAGGACGAGCGCGTCAAAGACCTATACAAAGAAGATGCCGACCGCGCCTGGCTTCGTGAGGCCCGGGGCAAGGCGGTGAAGATCATATCGTTTCTGTTGAAGGACCTTCCCGACACGAACAACTACAAGGTCATTTTCATGAAACGCGAGCTTCGGGAGGTGCTCGCTTCACAGAAGAAGATGCTCGAGAGACGCAACGAGAGCAACGAATCGAGCGACGAGCGAATGCTCGAGCTTTGGGAAGATCACCTATGGAAGGCGAGCTACTTGATGAAACACCGCGACCACTTCCGGTTCATCGAGATCGCTTACGGCGACGTCATCTCCAATGCGCTCGGCGAGGCCCACCGGATTCGGGACTTTCTCGCGCTTCCGCTCGATGTCGAGAAGATGGCAACCGCGGTGGAGGAAAAGCTCTATCGAAACCGCGCTTGAAGGGCGTAGGAAATCTGATCCTTCACCGCGTCGTCCAGGCTCTTGGGGTTGGCGACCAGACCCCGCAGTAGCGTGTTCTCACGATTGAACG
This window encodes:
- a CDS encoding alkaline phosphatase family protein; its protein translation is MRRALALALLFAAGCSREPASEKRLIVLGFDGMDHALTKELMEAGRLPNFSRLAEAGSFQALETSVPPQSPVAWSNFITGMDSGGHGIFDFLHRDPETMVPYLSTTDVSGGGTTIEVGGYQFPLSGGSIELLRKGRTFWEVLENHGVETTIIRMPANFPPSGTATRELTGMGTPDLPGTIGTFSFYTSKLFAFAGQDISGGEVYEVDIFDNVVEAALYGPDNPFLVETEKVTSPFTVYLDPVDPVAKIVAGAEELILREGEWSEWVTVEFPLIPTQTLAGMVRFYLRSVRPDFELYASPVNFDPMAPPLPISTPGGYAAELARATGRFYTQGMPEDTKAIEQGVLTTEEFLAQAEIAGREIREQYRYVLDRFQTGLLFYYVGNVDQVSHVMWKVREPDHPEYDPEVDPEYEGLIEDLYVGLDEMVGYTLDHMGEDTTLVVMSDHGFTSFRRSFHLNAWLAHKGYLAVKNPDLENDPGLFVNVDWTGTRAYGVGLNALYVNLRGREKNGIVAPEKREALMDEIAEQLLGEIDPATGLPAVTKMYKREEVYRDRGELEIGPDLIVGYAKGTRGSGRSALGAVGKEIITDNLDEWSGDHEMDHETVPGVLLTSRPLKRPASSLKELGRSILVEFGIDEPIQPTEETE
- a CDS encoding alkaline phosphatase family protein, yielding MKYRRPVLAAGCLLSLLVLTAHPAEAYIGPGAGFALLSSFLVVFTTILIALLSLLVWPFRMAWRFLMRRSRPKPWIRRLIIVGFDGQDPKLTERFIKRGLLPNFQKLAQSGCYRPIETSYPAISPVAWSSFATGTNPAKHNIFDFLDRDRRTYLPLLSSTHIGSVERSLKLGGFRIPLQKPELRLLRKSRPFWSILGDNDIWSTVLRVPITFPPDKFKGAQLSAMCVPDLLGTQGTFLLYTTRASEKRFKEGGIRVELPRNGNRMETKLQGPENLFRDGNPPLELPLRIELDRDQSVARVRVGGNDPVELPPRKLSDWIPLSFSAAPGVKVSGICRMMVTEMDEHFSLYVTPINIDPDKPAMPISHPSYYATYLSKKIGHYCTLGLAEDTWALNEGVTDDATFLQQTYDIDRERQDMFFAALDRLRAGALVCVFDATDRIQHMFWHYLEENHPANNGQGVADAEHRTAIENIYKHNDELVGRVLERVGKGDVLVVLSDHGFNSFQRGVNLNGWLQKEGLLTLKEGSEGRSEWLRDVDWSRTKAYALGLTGMFLNLEGREANGIVEPGAEANAVKRAIIEKLSGLVDDERGEVGIQEVFDTATIYDGPYLENAPDLIIGYNNGYRISWDCATGVVAGPVFEDNVKAWSGDHCVDPRLVPGVFFSNYPIESKTPSLVDIAPSALTLFGVEPPKHMEGKPLFAREVFQPR
- a CDS encoding sulfotransferase, with the protein product MKRLYRRLRYGEPVIVVSGLPRSGTSMAMQMLALGGISVVTDGIREPGEDNPKGYYEDERVKDLYKEDADRAWLREARGKAVKIISFLLKDLPDTNNYKVIFMKRELREVLASQKKMLERRNESNESSDERMLELWEDHLWKASYLMKHRDHFRFIEIAYGDVISNALGEAHRIRDFLALPLDVEKMATAVEEKLYRNRA